In Sulfitobacter sp. OXR-159, one DNA window encodes the following:
- a CDS encoding glutathione S-transferase produces MTYDLYIGDRTFSSWSLRGWLMLEKFDLPYRAHLVGLYSGTMAQDLAPLAPARLVPALRLPDGTVVGETLAMAETLAERHPDAGLWPADPAARATARWLCAAMASGFGALRGACPMQLQHVWEGFDPDADTRQDLERIEDLWRHARSQPRSAGPWLFGAYSLADVFYAPVAARIVGYDLPVSADARAYCDATIHDPAFKTWRAAGLETAYEPFPYELGLPKRDWPVTTAA; encoded by the coding sequence ATGACATATGATCTTTATATCGGCGATCGCACCTTCTCCAGTTGGTCCCTCAGGGGGTGGCTGATGCTTGAGAAGTTTGATCTTCCTTACCGCGCGCATCTGGTCGGCCTCTACAGTGGGACCATGGCCCAAGACCTTGCCCCCCTCGCCCCGGCGCGGTTGGTGCCTGCCTTGCGTCTGCCCGACGGCACCGTGGTGGGAGAGACGCTGGCCATGGCCGAAACGCTGGCCGAACGGCATCCCGATGCCGGGCTCTGGCCCGCTGATCCAGCCGCACGCGCCACGGCGCGCTGGCTATGTGCTGCGATGGCTTCCGGCTTCGGCGCGCTGCGCGGAGCCTGCCCGATGCAGTTGCAACATGTGTGGGAGGGGTTCGACCCGGATGCTGACACCCGGCAGGACCTAGAGCGCATCGAGGACCTGTGGCGACATGCCCGCAGCCAGCCGCGCAGCGCAGGGCCGTGGCTTTTCGGGGCCTACTCGCTCGCTGACGTATTCTATGCCCCGGTTGCCGCGCGGATCGTCGGTTATGACCTGCCAGTCTCGGCTGATGCGCGGGCCTATTGCGACGCCACAATCCATGATCCGGCCTTCAAAACATGGCGCGCTGCCGGGTTGGAAACCGCGTATGAACCGTTCCCCTATGAGCTTGGTTTGCCCAAACGGGACTGGCCCGTCACTACGGCGGCCTAA
- a CDS encoding penicillin-binding protein activator, whose protein sequence is MIACFRAFRKKMHLLLLPLFAVLLAACQPVAIGGANSGGPRIDPSAPVPVALLVPRGGSASDELLAKNLENAARLAMRDLGGVEIDLRVYGTAGNASKAAAAASQAVNEGAKIILGPVYGEAANAAGVAVASSGVNVISFSNNPTIAGGNVFVLGPTFANTANRLVSFAKRNGKDKMVVLHGQDLAGQLGRDAIVQAISANGATLAGTVDYALSQESVVAAVPRVKATIEGSGANALFLTTSSASALPLFAELLPEAGIQSATTQYVGLTRWDIPQQTLALPGVQGGWFALPDTAASGAFSNRYKAAYGSDPHPLAGLAFDGIAAIGSLVKSGKSNALSGAALTQGAGFQGASGIFRLRRDGANERALAVATIRNNRVVVLDPAPRGFGGAGF, encoded by the coding sequence ATGATTGCCTGTTTCCGAGCCTTCCGCAAGAAGATGCACCTGCTCTTATTGCCTCTATTCGCGGTCCTGCTCGCGGCCTGTCAGCCCGTCGCCATCGGCGGCGCCAATTCCGGCGGCCCGCGCATTGACCCCTCTGCCCCCGTTCCTGTCGCGCTTTTGGTGCCGCGCGGTGGCTCTGCCAGCGATGAGTTGCTGGCCAAAAACCTTGAGAATGCAGCGCGTCTTGCGATGCGCGACCTTGGCGGCGTCGAGATTGACCTGCGCGTCTATGGCACCGCGGGCAATGCCAGCAAAGCCGCTGCCGCTGCCTCTCAGGCGGTGAATGAAGGGGCCAAGATCATCCTCGGGCCAGTTTACGGCGAGGCGGCCAATGCGGCCGGCGTGGCGGTGGCCTCTTCCGGGGTCAATGTGATCTCTTTCTCGAACAACCCGACCATCGCGGGCGGCAATGTCTTCGTGCTTGGGCCGACCTTTGCCAATACCGCCAACCGTTTGGTGAGCTTTGCCAAGCGCAATGGCAAAGACAAAATGGTCGTGCTGCATGGTCAGGACCTCGCCGGTCAACTGGGCCGCGATGCGATTGTTCAGGCGATCAGCGCCAATGGCGCGACACTGGCGGGCACCGTGGATTACGCGCTGAGCCAAGAGTCGGTCGTGGCCGCCGTGCCGCGGGTCAAGGCGACGATCGAAGGCAGTGGCGCGAATGCGCTGTTCCTCACAACGTCCTCGGCCAGTGCCCTGCCACTTTTCGCAGAGCTGCTGCCCGAAGCTGGGATCCAATCGGCGACCACACAATATGTCGGCCTGACCCGTTGGGACATCCCGCAGCAAACGCTGGCCCTACCCGGCGTGCAGGGCGGCTGGTTTGCCCTGCCAGACACAGCGGCAAGCGGTGCCTTCTCCAACCGCTACAAAGCGGCCTATGGCAGCGACCCCCATCCTTTGGCCGGGCTGGCCTTTGACGGGATCGCGGCGATCGGGTCCTTGGTAAAGAGCGGCAAATCCAACGCGCTTTCCGGTGCGGCCCTCACCCAAGGGGCGGGTTTCCAAGGGGCCAGCGGCATCTTCCGTCTGCGCCGCGATGGCGCCAATGAACGTGCGCTGGCCGTGGCCACGATCCGCAACAACCGGGTTGTCGTGCTAGACCCAGCGCCGCGCGGCTTTGGCGGGGCTGGTTTCTGA
- a CDS encoding histidine phosphatase family protein: MTIWHWVRHGPTHEKNFVGWRDVPADLSDAPRLARLNLHLPDDALLVSSDLMRAVDTADALAQPKRRRLPHEHGLRELHFGAWDGLHFSEVAARDPDLSRAYWETPGDVAAPEGESWNQTKSRVDRVVARINAAHPNAHVIAVAHFGVILTQVQQAQGGGPLEAMAHKIDNLSVTHLVHESGTWRINGINHTP, encoded by the coding sequence GTGACCATTTGGCATTGGGTGCGCCACGGCCCGACCCATGAGAAAAATTTTGTCGGCTGGCGCGATGTCCCGGCTGACCTTTCCGATGCTCCCCGTCTGGCACGTTTGAACCTGCACCTGCCTGACGACGCGCTGCTTGTCTCATCGGACCTGATGCGCGCGGTGGATACGGCGGATGCGCTCGCCCAGCCCAAGCGCCGCCGCTTGCCCCATGAACACGGGCTGCGCGAACTGCATTTCGGCGCTTGGGACGGGCTGCATTTTTCCGAGGTTGCCGCGCGTGACCCCGACCTCAGCCGCGCCTATTGGGAGACGCCCGGCGATGTCGCGGCCCCCGAAGGGGAAAGCTGGAATCAGACCAAGTCCCGCGTCGACCGGGTGGTGGCACGGATCAACGCGGCCCACCCCAACGCCCATGTGATCGCCGTGGCGCATTTCGGGGTGATCCTCACGCAGGTCCAACAGGCCCAAGGCGGCGGCCCGCTTGAGGCGATGGCCCATAAGATCGACAATCTCTCGGTCACGCATTTGGTACATGAAAGCGGCACTTGGCGGATCAACGGCATTAATCACACGCCCTAG
- the gshB gene encoding glutathione synthase, translated as MKIAFQMDPIGDVNINADSSFRLAEEAQARGHELFFYTPDHLAYQEGRITARGYDFTVQRVLGDHAQFGGEREVDLADFDVVWLRQDPPFDMHYITSTHLLDRLKDTTLVVNDPFWVRNYPEKLLVLDFPDLTPPTTIARDLSTIKAFKAKHGDVILKPLYGNGGAGVFRLDANDRNLTSLHELFTGFSREPLIVQKFLPAVSKGDKRVILVDGEPVGAINRVPAEGETRSNMHVGGRPEKVGLTERDLEICAAIGPLLKEKGQVFVGIDVIGDYLTEINVTSPTGIQELERFDGENIAGKIWEAIEARRG; from the coding sequence ATGAAAATCGCCTTTCAAATGGACCCGATCGGGGACGTGAACATCAACGCCGACAGCAGCTTTCGGCTGGCCGAAGAAGCACAGGCGCGGGGGCATGAGCTGTTCTTTTACACACCCGATCATCTGGCGTACCAAGAGGGGCGGATCACCGCGCGGGGCTATGATTTTACCGTACAGCGCGTGCTGGGCGATCATGCCCAGTTCGGAGGTGAACGTGAGGTCGATCTGGCCGATTTCGACGTGGTCTGGCTGCGCCAAGACCCGCCCTTCGACATGCATTACATCACCTCGACCCATTTGCTGGATCGGCTGAAAGACACCACATTGGTGGTCAACGATCCCTTCTGGGTGCGCAACTATCCCGAGAAACTTTTGGTTCTCGATTTCCCCGACCTGACGCCGCCCACGACCATTGCGCGGGATCTATCGACCATCAAAGCCTTCAAGGCGAAGCACGGCGATGTGATCTTGAAGCCGCTCTATGGCAATGGCGGCGCCGGGGTGTTCCGGCTGGATGCCAATGACCGCAACCTTACCTCGTTGCATGAGCTGTTCACCGGTTTCTCTCGGGAGCCGCTGATCGTTCAGAAATTCCTGCCTGCCGTGTCGAAAGGCGACAAGCGCGTCATCCTTGTGGACGGGGAGCCAGTAGGAGCGATCAACCGCGTACCGGCGGAAGGCGAAACGCGGTCGAATATGCATGTCGGCGGGCGACCGGAAAAGGTCGGGCTGACCGAGCGCGATCTGGAGATTTGCGCCGCCATTGGCCCATTGCTGAAAGAAAAGGGTCAGGTCTTCGTCGGTATCGATGTCATCGGCGACTATTTGACCGAAATCAACGTGACTTCTCCCACCGGCATTCAGGAACTGGAACGGTTCGACGGCGAGAATATCGCTGGCAAAATCTGGGAGGCGATCGAGGCCCGCCGCGGGTGA
- a CDS encoding YifB family Mg chelatase-like AAA ATPase: protein MVSRAYTVAFQGVEARIVEVQCAVTAGLPGFSIVGLADKAVSEARDRVRTALSAMAIALPSKRITVNLSPADLLKEGSHFDLPIALALLSALDILPEDITQNVVALGELSLDGTLMPVVGALPAAMAAATHDRSLLCPAGSGAEAAWVGNTQVIAAANLGDVVRHYTGQVPITPAEPGEVPLTAAGRDLREVKGQERAKRALEIAAAGRHHLMLVGTPGSGKSMLAARLPGILPPLTATEALETSMIHSLAGLLDEGGISRSRPFREPHHTASMAAIIGGGRQARPGEASLAHNGVLFMDEFPEFNRTVLETLRQPIETGEVMIARANAHVKYPCRFMLVAAANPCKCGYLPDPARACARVPACGEDYLGRISGPLMDRFDLRVDVPPVSYSDLNLPANGDTSAEVAARVAAARALQSTRYAQHDGISANADAAGELLETVGSPDAEARDLLLRAAERFCLSARGYHRVMRVARTIADLEGAAEVRRPHMAEAISFRLPDPAARR from the coding sequence ATGGTATCGCGGGCCTATACGGTCGCATTTCAGGGGGTTGAGGCGCGCATTGTCGAGGTGCAATGCGCGGTCACTGCGGGCCTGCCCGGTTTCTCTATCGTCGGACTGGCGGACAAGGCCGTGTCAGAAGCGCGCGACCGGGTGCGCACCGCGCTCAGTGCCATGGCCATCGCCTTGCCGTCAAAACGCATCACCGTGAACCTTTCCCCGGCAGACCTGCTCAAGGAGGGCAGTCACTTCGACCTGCCCATCGCACTGGCACTTCTGTCAGCGCTCGACATCCTGCCAGAGGACATCACCCAGAATGTGGTCGCCTTGGGAGAGCTTTCGCTTGACGGTACGCTCATGCCGGTCGTCGGCGCCCTCCCCGCGGCGATGGCTGCCGCCACCCACGACCGCAGCCTCCTATGCCCCGCAGGATCGGGAGCAGAGGCCGCTTGGGTCGGCAACACACAGGTCATCGCCGCGGCCAATCTAGGCGACGTTGTTCGCCATTACACAGGCCAAGTACCGATCACCCCCGCAGAGCCGGGGGAGGTGCCATTGACCGCAGCAGGCCGTGATCTGCGCGAAGTCAAAGGTCAGGAACGCGCCAAACGCGCGCTGGAAATCGCGGCCGCCGGACGGCACCATTTGATGTTGGTCGGCACGCCGGGTTCGGGGAAATCCATGCTGGCCGCGCGGCTGCCGGGCATCCTGCCGCCGCTCACCGCGACCGAGGCGCTGGAGACGTCGATGATCCACTCCCTCGCCGGGCTTCTGGATGAGGGGGGCATTTCCCGCAGCCGCCCCTTTCGCGAGCCACATCACACGGCCTCGATGGCCGCGATCATCGGCGGCGGACGCCAAGCACGACCGGGTGAGGCATCCCTCGCGCATAATGGCGTGCTGTTCATGGATGAGTTTCCAGAGTTCAATCGCACGGTCCTCGAAACCCTGCGCCAGCCGATCGAAACTGGCGAGGTCATGATCGCGCGCGCCAACGCCCATGTGAAATACCCCTGCCGCTTCATGCTGGTGGCCGCAGCAAACCCGTGTAAATGCGGATATCTGCCCGATCCGGCCCGCGCCTGCGCCCGCGTCCCGGCCTGCGGCGAAGACTACCTAGGCCGCATTTCGGGCCCGCTGATGGACCGTTTCGACCTGCGTGTCGACGTGCCCCCCGTCAGCTACAGTGACCTCAACCTGCCCGCCAACGGCGACACCTCTGCCGAGGTTGCGGCAAGGGTCGCTGCCGCGCGGGCGCTCCAATCAACCCGCTACGCCCAGCATGACGGCATATCGGCCAATGCCGACGCGGCGGGGGAATTGCTCGAAACGGTCGGCAGCCCGGATGCGGAAGCGCGCGACCTGCTGCTGCGTGCGGCTGAACGGTTTTGCCTCTCCGCGCGTGGATATCACCGGGTCATGCGCGTGGCCCGCACCATCGCCGATCTCGAGGGTGCCGCCGAGGTGCGCCGCCCCCATATGGCCGAAGCGATCAGCTTTCGCCTGCCCGATCCGGCGGCAAGGCGCTGA
- a CDS encoding RNA polymerase factor sigma-32, translated as MSLQTAREFSLTRTAMKAELLDAETELELAYAWRDQRDEAALHRLITAYMRLAISMAGKFKRYGAPMNDLIQEAGLGLMKAADKFDPDRGVRFSTYAVWWIKASIQDHVMRNWSMVRTGSTSSQKSLFFNMRRVQARLEREATAMGETLDKHQLRQMISTEIGVPLHDVEMMEGRLSGSDYSLNATQSAEDEGREWIEALADESAQAAERVEESHDTAQLRNWLLTAMQGLSEREQFIVRERKLRDPARTLESLGDELSLSKERVRQLEAAAFGKMRKSLELQSREVFAFLA; from the coding sequence ATGTCATTGCAGACCGCTCGCGAATTTTCACTCACCCGCACCGCAATGAAGGCCGAATTGCTCGATGCCGAGACAGAGTTGGAACTGGCTTATGCGTGGCGTGATCAGCGGGATGAGGCCGCTCTGCATCGTTTGATCACCGCATACATGCGTTTGGCGATCTCAATGGCGGGCAAGTTCAAACGCTACGGCGCGCCGATGAACGATTTGATCCAAGAGGCCGGTCTGGGTTTGATGAAAGCCGCCGACAAATTCGACCCCGACCGCGGCGTGCGGTTCTCGACCTATGCGGTCTGGTGGATCAAGGCGAGCATTCAGGACCATGTGATGCGCAACTGGTCGATGGTACGGACCGGTTCGACCTCCTCGCAGAAATCCTTGTTCTTCAACATGCGCCGCGTGCAAGCCCGGCTTGAGCGCGAAGCCACGGCCATGGGCGAGACATTGGACAAGCACCAGCTGCGCCAGATGATCTCGACCGAGATCGGCGTGCCGTTGCATGATGTCGAGATGATGGAAGGGCGTCTGTCGGGCTCTGACTATTCGCTGAACGCCACGCAATCGGCTGAGGACGAAGGCCGCGAGTGGATCGAAGCGCTGGCCGACGAAAGCGCGCAGGCCGCGGAACGTGTCGAAGAAAGCCACGACACCGCGCAACTGCGCAACTGGCTGCTGACGGCCATGCAGGGGCTGTCCGAACGGGAGCAGTTCATCGTGCGCGAGCGCAAATTGCGCGACCCTGCCCGCACCTTGGAGAGCCTCGGGGATGAGCTGAGCCTCAGCAAAGAACGAGTGCGCCAGCTTGAGGCCGCGGCCTTTGGCAAAATGCGCAAGTCGCTTGAACTGCAATCGCGCGAGGTTTTTGCCTTTCTCGCCTGA
- the coaBC gene encoding bifunctional phosphopantothenoylcysteine decarboxylase/phosphopantothenate--cysteine ligase CoaBC, translating into MLSGKHILLIIGGGIAAYKSLDLIRRLRERGAKVTPVLTRAGEEFVTPLSVSALTGVKVFRDLFDLGDEAEMGHIQLSRAADLLVVAPATADLMAKMAQGAANDLASTLLLATDTPVLLAPAMNVRMWQHPATQRNIATLRGDGITMVGPNDGDMACGEFGPGRMAEPLEIVAAVEAQLGNGPLKGKRILVTSGPTHEPIDPVRYIANRSSGAQGTAIARALRALGADVTFVTGPAEVAPPEGVKVVPVQTAQEMMQAVNAALPADAAVFAAAVADWHVQGAGDRKLKKSKDGLPSLKFAENPDILKTISQRSEGRPALVVGFAAETDDVLAHATAKRARKGCDWIVANDVSPATGIMGGRENAVTLITDAGAEDWPRMGKDAVAARLAERIAAALA; encoded by the coding sequence ATGCTGTCGGGCAAACATATTCTGCTGATCATCGGCGGTGGCATTGCCGCCTATAAATCCCTCGATCTGATCCGCCGCCTGCGCGAACGCGGGGCCAAGGTGACCCCGGTTTTGACCCGCGCAGGTGAAGAGTTCGTCACCCCGCTTTCCGTCTCTGCCCTGACCGGGGTGAAGGTGTTTCGCGATCTTTTCGATCTGGGGGATGAGGCCGAGATGGGCCATATCCAACTTAGCCGCGCGGCAGACCTGCTGGTGGTCGCCCCCGCCACGGCTGATCTGATGGCCAAGATGGCGCAGGGTGCGGCGAATGATCTGGCCTCGACCCTGCTGTTGGCCACCGACACGCCCGTATTGCTGGCGCCTGCGATGAATGTGCGCATGTGGCAGCACCCCGCGACACAGCGCAACATCGCCACGTTGCGCGGCGATGGCATCACCATGGTGGGCCCGAATGACGGTGACATGGCCTGCGGCGAATTTGGACCGGGGCGCATGGCCGAACCGCTTGAGATTGTCGCCGCTGTTGAGGCGCAGCTTGGCAACGGACCCCTCAAGGGCAAACGCATCCTCGTTACCTCCGGCCCGACCCATGAGCCGATCGACCCGGTGCGCTACATCGCCAACCGCTCTTCTGGTGCGCAGGGCACGGCCATCGCGCGCGCGCTCAGGGCTTTGGGAGCAGATGTGACCTTTGTCACCGGCCCGGCAGAGGTCGCGCCGCCCGAGGGGGTCAAGGTGGTGCCCGTGCAAACGGCGCAAGAGATGATGCAGGCGGTAAACGCCGCACTGCCCGCCGATGCCGCCGTCTTTGCCGCTGCGGTGGCCGATTGGCACGTGCAGGGGGCAGGGGACCGCAAGCTGAAGAAATCCAAAGACGGGCTGCCCAGTCTCAAATTCGCGGAAAACCCCGACATCTTGAAAACCATCAGCCAGCGCAGCGAAGGCCGCCCCGCGCTCGTCGTGGGCTTCGCGGCAGAGACCGACGATGTGCTGGCCCATGCCACCGCGAAACGCGCGCGCAAGGGCTGTGACTGGATCGTCGCCAACGACGTTTCCCCCGCCACCGGCATCATGGGCGGGCGCGAGAATGCCGTGACG
- the cobU gene encoding bifunctional adenosylcobinamide kinase/adenosylcobinamide-phosphate guanylyltransferase → MLPRTTFALGGAASGKSEWAEALVNSSGLPKTYLATGRIWDDEVQERVKKHQARRDAGWRTVECPLDLTEPLAKLPAGEIVLIDCATMWLSNHLMEGSDLAEAQAALLTALRACAAHWVIVSNEVGQGIVPENAMARQFREAQGRLNIALAAEADTVVQVVVGLPQLLKGEMP, encoded by the coding sequence ATGTTGCCTAGAACTACCTTTGCCCTAGGCGGGGCGGCCTCGGGCAAGTCGGAATGGGCAGAGGCCCTCGTAAATTCCAGCGGCCTGCCAAAGACTTACCTTGCCACCGGACGCATTTGGGATGACGAAGTTCAAGAACGCGTGAAAAAGCATCAAGCAAGACGTGATGCAGGATGGCGCACCGTTGAATGCCCGCTCGATCTGACCGAACCGCTGGCAAAATTGCCCGCAGGCGAAATCGTGCTGATCGACTGCGCGACCATGTGGCTTAGCAATCACCTGATGGAAGGCAGCGATTTAGCCGAGGCGCAGGCGGCGCTTTTGACGGCTCTGCGCGCCTGTGCCGCGCATTGGGTCATCGTCTCGAACGAGGTCGGCCAAGGCATCGTGCCCGAAAACGCCATGGCGCGGCAATTCCGCGAGGCGCAGGGACGGCTCAACATCGCCTTGGCCGCCGAGGCGGACACCGTGGTGCAGGTCGTCGTGGGCCTGCCGCAACTGCTGAAAGGGGAGATGCCGTGA
- the rsmI gene encoding 16S rRNA (cytidine(1402)-2'-O)-methyltransferase: MKFLKTALAPGLYFVGVPIGTARDITLRALDTLAAADLLAAEDTRSLRRLMEIHGVPLNGRKVIALHDHSGTSVQERLIAAIREGKSVAYASEAGMPLIADPGFELSRAAAEAGVMQTCAPGPSAVLTALALGGLPTDAFFFAGFLPNSKSARIAALEKLRDVPGTLVFYESPKRLGAMLRDAATALGAGRKAAMCRELTKKFEEIRRDTLESLAETYQGQSPKGEVVVLIDRSRSESVNHLDLETDLQRALKEMSMRDAVDLVAQAHGLPRRQVYQAALALGKS; this comes from the coding sequence TTGAAATTCCTCAAGACAGCTCTAGCCCCAGGACTTTATTTCGTGGGCGTCCCAATCGGCACCGCACGCGATATCACGCTGCGTGCGCTGGACACGCTTGCCGCGGCGGATCTGCTGGCGGCAGAAGACACGCGCAGCCTGCGCAGGCTTATGGAAATCCACGGGGTACCGCTCAATGGACGCAAGGTAATCGCCCTGCACGACCACAGCGGCACATCCGTGCAAGAGCGGCTTATCGCGGCCATCCGCGAGGGCAAATCGGTTGCCTATGCGTCAGAGGCGGGCATGCCCCTGATCGCCGATCCGGGCTTCGAGCTTAGCCGTGCCGCCGCCGAGGCGGGGGTGATGCAGACCTGCGCACCGGGGCCCTCGGCGGTGCTGACCGCTCTGGCGCTGGGCGGCCTGCCGACGGATGCGTTTTTCTTCGCAGGCTTCCTGCCCAATAGTAAATCCGCACGGATCGCGGCGCTGGAAAAGCTGCGCGACGTGCCGGGAACCTTGGTATTTTACGAATCACCCAAACGGCTTGGGGCCATGCTGCGCGATGCGGCAACCGCGCTGGGCGCGGGGCGCAAAGCAGCCATGTGCCGAGAGTTGACCAAGAAGTTCGAAGAAATTCGACGCGATACGCTTGAAAGCCTTGCAGAGACCTATCAGGGCCAATCGCCAAAAGGCGAAGTGGTCGTTCTTATTGATCGAAGCCGTTCAGAGTCTGTTAATCACCTTGACCTAGAAACAGATTTGCAACGGGCGCTTAAAGAGATGTCGATGCGTGACGCTGTCGATTTGGTGGCGCAGGCCCATGGCCTGCCACGGCGGCAAGTCTATCAGGCGGCATTGGCGCTCGGCAAAAGTTAG
- a CDS encoding YraN family protein: MRTAAKRQRGRMAYHAGIAAENRIAQDYERRGFAIARRRWRGRAGEIDLILRDGAALIFVEVKQSRSFARAAESLSARQMQRIYRSAEEFLAGEPAGSLTEVRFDVALVDGQGATEIIENAFGYG; encoded by the coding sequence ATGCGAACTGCGGCCAAGCGCCAACGAGGCCGCATGGCCTATCATGCCGGGATCGCAGCCGAAAATAGGATCGCGCAAGACTACGAAAGACGCGGCTTTGCCATCGCGCGCCGCCGCTGGCGTGGCCGCGCCGGAGAGATTGACCTGATCCTGCGCGATGGGGCTGCCTTGATTTTTGTCGAAGTGAAGCAAAGCCGAAGTTTTGCGCGTGCCGCTGAAAGCCTCTCTGCCCGACAGATGCAGCGCATCTACCGCTCTGCCGAAGAATTCCTTGCCGGTGAACCTGCTGGCAGCCTGACCGAAGTGCGCTTTGACGTGGCGCTTGTCGATGGGCAGGGAGCCACGGAAATCATCGAAAACGCTTTTGGCTACGGCTGA
- a CDS encoding alpha/beta hydrolase, with protein MSLRQHLLNRCLRLTEKPLLARANPQMLRATMEMQARLFFKGPRDVFFEWRGLPGAGSVLWLTPQGPSNGRVILYVHGGGFVFGSPETHRAMVARLALLTGAQAVLPRYARVPEAAFPKPAEDIRAAWDALCRTGIAARDIVIGGDSAGGALVFDLLAELCREGAALPAGVFGLSPLLDMTFSGASFTQNAESDVLLPAARAAEMARLYLRGQSAESPRASPILADFKGAPPVWLTVSDSEILRDDSRRFAARLRDAQVPVTFQEVHDLPHVWPLFQNHLPEARETLATLAEWISALPPDRAGES; from the coding sequence GTGAGCCTGCGCCAGCATCTTTTGAACCGCTGCCTGCGCCTGACAGAGAAGCCTTTGTTGGCCCGCGCAAACCCTCAAATGCTGCGGGCCACGATGGAGATGCAGGCGCGGCTCTTTTTCAAAGGGCCGCGCGATGTCTTCTTCGAATGGCGGGGCTTGCCGGGGGCGGGTTCGGTGCTGTGGCTTACGCCGCAGGGCCCTTCGAATGGTCGCGTGATCCTCTACGTCCATGGCGGCGGATTTGTCTTCGGCAGCCCGGAAACCCACCGTGCCATGGTCGCGCGTTTGGCGCTGCTGACGGGCGCGCAGGCGGTGCTGCCGCGCTATGCGCGGGTGCCGGAAGCGGCCTTTCCCAAACCTGCGGAAGACATCCGCGCGGCTTGGGACGCGCTGTGTCGGACAGGCATCGCCGCGCGGGACATCGTGATTGGCGGCGACAGCGCGGGCGGTGCTTTGGTCTTTGACCTTTTGGCGGAGCTTTGCCGCGAAGGCGCGGCGCTGCCTGCGGGCGTCTTCGGGCTTTCCCCCTTGTTGGACATGACCTTTTCCGGCGCGAGCTTCACGCAGAATGCCGAAAGTGACGTGTTGTTGCCCGCCGCCCGCGCGGCAGAGATGGCGCGGCTATATCTGCGGGGGCAGAGCGCAGAGAGCCCGCGGGCAAGTCCGATCCTCGCGGATTTCAAAGGGGCGCCGCCGGTCTGGCTTACCGTGAGTGACAGCGAAATCCTACGCGACGACAGCCGCCGCTTTGCGGCCCGTTTGCGCGACGCGCAGGTGCCGGTCACCTTTCAAGAGGTCCATGATCTGCCGCATGTTTGGCCGCTGTTCCAAAACCACCTGCCGGAGGCGCGCGAGACCCTTGCGACCCTCGCCGAGTGGATCAGCGCCTTGCCGCCGGATCGGGCAGGCGAAAGCTGA